The genome window CGCCGCCTCGAGTTGCGTCGCGAAGCCGTCGACGTCGGTGGGATCGATCGTCAGCGCGTGCGACCCCAGTCGCTCGTGGGCGCCGGTCCCCTCGCTCAGGACGAGCACGCCGTCGCCGTCGACGTTCGCGGCGACGTACTCCTGGGCGACCAGGTTCATCCCGTCGACCAGCGGACTCACGACCATCAGGTCCGCACGGCGATAGAGCCCGGACAGTTCCTCGTTCGAGAGGTAGTCCTCGGTGTAGACGATCGGCTCCCAGTCGTCGGTCCCGAACCGCCGGTTGATCCGCGTGACCTCACTCCTGACGAGTTCGCCGTAGCGCTGGTAGGCGTCGATGTCGGTCCGAGACGGCGTCGCCGTCTGGAGGAACGTGAACTCGCCGTGCCACTCCGGACTGCGCTCGAGGAACCGTTCGATCGCCGCCAGCCGTTCGGGGATTCCCTTGGAGTAATCGAGGCGGTCGACGCCGAGTCCGAGGACGGTGTCGCTGGAAATGTCGTAGCGGTCGAACAGCGACGAGATCTGCGACGACTCGATCGAGCGCGCGTTCGCGTCGTGCGACGGCGCATCGACGCCCATGGGCGTCGCGACGACCCGCGTCGTTCCCCCATCGTAGGAGACCGTTCGCTGGGTTCGATCGACGTCGGCCGCCGGCAGGTATCGCTCGACGCAGTCGAGGAACCGCTCGGCGTAGCGTTCGATGTGGAACCCGAGCAGGTCGTTGCCGAGCAGTCCCTCGAGGATGTCTCTCCCGGCCGGACAGTGCTGGTAGGTCGTCGTCGTCGGCCACGGAATGTGCCAGAACTGGGCGACGGTCGTCGACTGCGGGACCGACTCCCGGATCATCCGCGGCGCGAGGCCGAAGTGGTAGTCCTGTACCCAGACGATCGAGTCGGCCTCCGCGTGTTCGGCCACCGCGTCGGCGAAGCGCTCGTTGACCGTTCGGTACCACTCGAAGTCGTTCGACCGGTTCTCGATGAGATCGACAAACCCGTGACAGAGCGGCCAGAGCACGCGATTGCTGAACCCGTAGTAGTAGGAGTCGACCGCCTCCTCCGAGAGATCGATCCGCTGGAGGGTGTACGACTCGTCGCCCGGCGGCACCGCGATACAGCCGTCGTCGTCGGCGACGTCGAAATCGGCCTCGCCGTCGCCCCAGGCGATCCAGGTTCCCTCGGACGCCTGCACCACGGGATCGAGACCAGCCGTCAGTCCGCCAGTCGGCTCGTCGACCGTAATCGACGAATTACCGGTCGATCGCTCGTCTCCGCTACCGGAACCTTGCGACTCCGTCTCGTACTCGTGGCGATACGGCTGGCGGTTCGAAACGACGATCA of Haloterrigena sp. KLK7 contains these proteins:
- a CDS encoding trehalose-6-phosphate synthase, producing MRFTDARLPSTHPSNRQLRADGYGRATADSRSDDSVCPGSLIVVSNRQPYRHEYETESQGSGSGDERSTGNSSITVDEPTGGLTAGLDPVVQASEGTWIAWGDGEADFDVADDDGCIAVPPGDESYTLQRIDLSEEAVDSYYYGFSNRVLWPLCHGFVDLIENRSNDFEWYRTVNERFADAVAEHAEADSIVWVQDYHFGLAPRMIRESVPQSTTVAQFWHIPWPTTTTYQHCPAGRDILEGLLGNDLLGFHIERYAERFLDCVERYLPAADVDRTQRTVSYDGGTTRVVATPMGVDAPSHDANARSIESSQISSLFDRYDISSDTVLGLGVDRLDYSKGIPERLAAIERFLERSPEWHGEFTFLQTATPSRTDIDAYQRYGELVRSEVTRINRRFGTDDWEPIVYTEDYLSNEELSGLYRRADLMVVSPLVDGMNLVAQEYVAANVDGDGVLVLSEGTGAHERLGSHALTIDPTDVDGFATQLEAAVAMPSRERQHRMNTLRNRVFDGDLEWWMETQFDWIRRVHADGGHDGGTRDDDSSSDHGSNPDSDAGPGSRTDRNVDRTNRSGSDSQSDSDVDPNEPPSTV